From one Actinomycetes bacterium genomic stretch:
- a CDS encoding PRC-barrel domain-containing protein gives MMSLPTIDTVRGWQDLTLVATDGSVIGRIESIYVDRETRQPEWVLVRTGPTGSIRMFVPIQNAAQEGDTVRVPHQEDTIRTAPGLDPDGDLSEDEEARLYGHYGVEYSTAASPSGLPAGEADASSRDHDVAAATGTLAGARGRLTRHQDAPAAAATGDAETVTPAATARGAEPPAGSWTDATPIVVTTAAGRRDAEDADTVGTTGVLPEPTTVPQAGTDTGMAPADQRPAGRGKLVKALAGAGAAAAVGSVVLNRRRQARRRPRGLAAALVALGLARPPRRRGLAAVVTRKPRPTGVAAALSSAGQALGEGTTAARQARQALGQGASGAAREARNRVVVVRRRIGRRPATRAGRAKATALAVATAATVRLRRRGRRRNRAKARRQVAARLAGARGAWAWVIGEAARATEQAAEATRQATHTVESAAESARGAPAVVTRKLRREARRADVRSAAARTRGRMREALPRRQRRSRKMGKVTGRLGLALGAATGYVLGAKAGRERYEQIVEAVRRLTERPQVKRIVEQAPSTVTSTVEQVADKAADKVRQAGDRVAAGSNGAPDASGPRVDVRDGARAGRRGVVEDPVPPPAPAAEASKAPNPAPEEIGKP, from the coding sequence ATGATGAGCTTACCGACGATCGACACCGTCCGCGGCTGGCAGGACCTGACCCTGGTCGCCACCGACGGTTCGGTGATCGGCAGGATCGAGAGCATCTACGTCGACCGGGAGACCAGGCAGCCGGAGTGGGTCCTCGTGCGGACCGGCCCGACCGGCTCCATCAGGATGTTCGTACCGATCCAGAACGCCGCCCAGGAGGGCGACACGGTGCGTGTCCCCCACCAGGAGGACACCATCCGCACGGCCCCTGGCCTGGACCCGGACGGCGACCTCTCCGAGGACGAGGAGGCGCGCCTCTACGGCCACTACGGGGTCGAGTACTCCACAGCCGCGTCCCCGAGCGGTCTCCCGGCCGGCGAGGCCGACGCCTCCAGCCGCGACCACGACGTCGCAGCGGCCACCGGGACGTTGGCCGGCGCCCGGGGCCGGCTCACCCGGCACCAGGACGCCCCGGCGGCGGCCGCGACCGGGGACGCCGAGACCGTGACGCCCGCAGCGACCGCGCGCGGGGCCGAACCGCCGGCCGGGTCCTGGACCGACGCCACCCCCATTGTGGTCACGACCGCGGCCGGCCGCCGCGACGCCGAGGATGCCGACACGGTGGGCACCACCGGTGTGCTGCCGGAGCCCACGACCGTGCCGCAGGCCGGGACCGACACCGGCATGGCACCCGCCGACCAGCGCCCGGCGGGCCGTGGGAAGCTGGTGAAGGCGCTGGCCGGGGCTGGCGCGGCAGCCGCAGTCGGGAGCGTCGTGCTGAACCGGCGCAGGCAGGCCCGGCGCCGGCCCCGAGGGCTCGCCGCGGCGCTGGTCGCGCTCGGCCTGGCCCGGCCGCCCCGGCGGCGCGGGCTCGCGGCCGTGGTCACCCGCAAGCCGCGCCCCACCGGGGTCGCGGCGGCCCTGTCGAGCGCCGGGCAGGCGCTTGGCGAGGGCACGACCGCGGCGCGCCAGGCGCGGCAGGCGCTCGGCCAGGGGGCGAGTGGCGCGGCCCGTGAGGCCAGGAACCGGGTCGTGGTCGTCAGGCGGCGCATCGGCAGGCGGCCAGCCACGCGAGCGGGCAGGGCGAAGGCGACCGCGCTGGCGGTCGCCACGGCCGCGACGGTGCGGCTGCGGCGCCGCGGGCGGCGGCGCAACCGCGCCAAGGCGCGCAGGCAGGTGGCCGCTCGGCTGGCGGGCGCCCGCGGCGCTTGGGCCTGGGTGATCGGCGAGGCAGCCCGGGCAACCGAGCAGGCGGCCGAGGCGACCAGGCAGGCGACCCACACGGTGGAGAGCGCCGCCGAGTCGGCGCGCGGCGCGCCGGCCGTGGTCACGCGGAAGCTCAGGCGGGAGGCCCGCCGCGCGGACGTGCGGAGCGCCGCCGCACGGACGCGCGGGCGGATGCGGGAAGCTCTCCCGCGACGGCAACGGAGGTCGAGGAAGATGGGGAAGGTCACGGGCAGGCTCGGCTTGGCGCTCGGCGCGGCAACCGGCTACGTGCTCGGCGCCAAGGCGGGCCGGGAGCGGTACGAGCAGATCGTCGAGGCGGTCCGCCGGCTCACGGAGCGGCCTCAGGTGAAGCGGATCGTGGAGCAGGCTCCGAGCACCGTGACGTCAACGGTCGAGCAGGTGGCCGACAAGGCCGCGGACAAGGTGCGCCAGGCCGGCGACAGGGTCGCCGCCGGGAGCAACGGCGCCCCCGACGCGTCCGGGCCGCGCGTCGACGTCCGCGATGGCGCGCGGGCCGGTCGGCGCGGTGTCGTCGAGGACCCGGTCCCGCCACCGGCGCCGGCAGCAGAGGCGTCCAAGGCGCCCAACCCGGCCCCCGAGGAGATCGGCAAGCCGTAG
- a CDS encoding hydantoinase B/oxoprolinase family protein, which translates to MDGVTLSVLTSALTTIAEEMGSLLVRSAYSSNIKERRDCSTALFDARGRMVAQAEHIPVHLGAMPEAVAAVMARDPGPGDVFAVNDPYSGGTHLPDVTLVSPLTVDGEAMGWAVTRAHHSDIGGMRPGSMPSDSREIWQEGLVIPPVRLVRDGEYVRDVFDLILANSRTPALRRGDFRAQIAANRLAGERLAELVGRRGRDTVLEAFDEVIAYAERRTRDAIEALPDGEYTAESEIEGDGVTDDDIPIKVTVTVAGDEMTIDLDGTADAVAGNVNCPLSVTRSACYFALRVLLPDDVPANAGTYAPLTILAPEGSLVHAASPSAVVAGNVETSQRVADTVLAALARCADLPAQGQGTMNNLVIGGRGWTYYETIAGGQGASSAGPGPSGVHVGMTNTLNTPIEALELEYPMRVERYELQYGSGGAGRHRGGDGVVRAVRVLEPASLSLLTDRRRHAPAGARGGEPGAPGRNLLDGEELPPKASRELEEGSVVTVVTPGGGGMGDG; encoded by the coding sequence ATGGACGGTGTGACGTTGTCGGTCCTAACGAGCGCGCTTACGACCATCGCCGAGGAGATGGGGTCGCTGCTGGTCCGTAGCGCCTACTCCTCCAACATCAAGGAGCGGCGGGACTGCTCGACGGCCCTGTTCGACGCCCGCGGGCGGATGGTCGCGCAGGCCGAGCACATCCCGGTCCACCTCGGCGCGATGCCGGAGGCGGTGGCCGCAGTGATGGCCCGCGACCCCGGGCCGGGCGACGTCTTCGCCGTCAACGACCCCTACTCGGGCGGGACCCACCTGCCCGACGTCACGCTGGTCTCCCCGCTCACCGTCGACGGTGAGGCCATGGGCTGGGCGGTGACCCGCGCGCACCACTCCGACATCGGCGGGATGCGGCCGGGGTCGATGCCGAGCGACTCGCGCGAGATCTGGCAGGAGGGGCTGGTCATCCCGCCCGTCCGGCTGGTCAGGGACGGCGAGTACGTGCGCGACGTGTTCGACCTCATCCTGGCCAACTCGCGCACCCCAGCGCTCCGCCGGGGCGACTTCCGGGCTCAGATCGCCGCCAACCGCCTGGCCGGCGAGCGCCTGGCCGAGCTGGTGGGCCGCCGCGGCAGAGACACGGTGCTGGAAGCCTTCGACGAGGTCATCGCCTACGCCGAGCGGCGCACCAGGGACGCGATCGAGGCCCTGCCCGACGGCGAGTACACCGCCGAGAGCGAGATCGAGGGCGACGGCGTGACCGACGACGACATCCCGATCAAGGTGACGGTGACCGTGGCGGGCGACGAGATGACCATCGACCTGGACGGCACGGCGGACGCGGTCGCCGGCAACGTCAACTGCCCGCTGTCGGTCACCCGCTCGGCCTGCTACTTCGCGCTCCGGGTGCTGCTGCCCGACGACGTCCCGGCCAACGCCGGGACCTACGCGCCACTCACCATCCTCGCCCCCGAGGGGAGCCTGGTGCACGCCGCCTCCCCGTCGGCGGTGGTGGCCGGCAACGTGGAGACCAGCCAGCGGGTGGCCGACACCGTGCTGGCCGCCCTGGCCCGCTGCGCCGACCTGCCCGCCCAGGGCCAAGGGACAATGAACAACCTCGTCATCGGCGGGCGGGGCTGGACGTACTACGAGACGATCGCTGGCGGGCAGGGTGCCTCCAGTGCCGGTCCCGGCCCTTCCGGCGTGCACGTCGGCATGACCAACACGCTCAACACGCCGATCGAGGCGCTGGAGCTCGAGTACCCGATGCGGGTCGAGCGCTACGAGCTGCAGTACGGGTCGGGCGGAGCCGGACGCCACCGGGGCGGCGACGGAGTCGTCCGGGCCGTGCGGGTCCTCGAGCCGGCCAGCCTCTCCCTGCTCACCGACCGGCGCCGCCACGCCCCAGCGGGCGCCCGCGGCGGCGAGCCGGGCGCGCCTGGCCGGAACCTCCTCGACGGCGAGGAGCTCCCCCCGAAGGCCAGCCGCGAGCTGGAGGAGGGCTCGGTGGTGACCGTCGTCACGCCGGGCGGAGGCGGCATGGGTGACGGATGA